One window of the Pedobacter ginsengisoli genome contains the following:
- a CDS encoding SusD/RagB family nutrient-binding outer membrane lipoprotein: MKKAILLSILAMIILFSCSKKQLDDINTDPTKSNASNFDPNNLLSTAQLKFSNKGYYQLLYQSTMIQLLASTYYYYNNGDKYINVGSFTDYQGRIFEEGYAEASTIREMQRLATEKDAAKYSNLISIGDIMFVLILQRITDTYGDVPYSEAAKARQGIKYPIYDKQEDIYNSMLSDLEKAIANLNPDKPLPTADLFYKGDINKWRKFGYSLMIRVAMRLSKIRPDIARTWVEKASTNGFSDVSDNAILITDASIPGTQNSSSVALRVFSDYIEVKWSKTLIDYLRDTGDPRLAVIGEIPQDGLAKNINQTLSGNTDPSVQIGLPNGYDLLGGKSDISKHPSYPGGTGSGADFAPLGKYSRPRTSVYLKLGGPIFVLTYAETEFLLSEAKLKGWSVPGTAAQHYSNGLRGALQSMEQQDIQARIAPEIISTYVAEHPLNQSDQEIALNQINTQYWVATGTNFNFIESWLNWKRSDYPKLIPVNYTGNVTNGTIPRRIIYLSSEALNNPENYKAAVARLNGGDALTSRVWWDK; encoded by the coding sequence ATGAAAAAAGCAATTCTTCTTTCAATTTTAGCAATGATAATTTTGTTTAGCTGCAGCAAAAAACAGCTGGATGATATAAATACTGATCCTACAAAATCCAATGCTTCAAACTTCGACCCCAATAACCTGCTTTCGACAGCACAGTTAAAATTCTCCAATAAAGGCTACTATCAGTTACTTTATCAAAGCACCATGATACAGCTGCTTGCATCTACCTATTATTACTACAATAATGGCGACAAATATATAAATGTAGGAAGCTTTACAGATTATCAAGGGAGGATTTTTGAAGAAGGGTATGCGGAAGCTTCTACAATAAGGGAAATGCAGAGACTTGCAACTGAAAAGGATGCTGCTAAGTATTCTAATCTGATCAGTATAGGAGATATTATGTTCGTCCTAATTTTACAAAGGATAACAGATACTTATGGCGATGTACCATATAGTGAGGCAGCCAAGGCCAGGCAAGGAATAAAGTACCCGATTTATGATAAGCAGGAAGACATATATAATTCCATGTTGTCTGATCTTGAAAAAGCCATTGCAAATCTGAATCCTGACAAACCATTACCAACTGCTGACTTATTTTATAAAGGGGATATTAATAAATGGAGAAAATTTGGCTATTCATTAATGATAAGGGTAGCAATGAGGCTAAGCAAAATTAGACCAGACATAGCTCGCACATGGGTTGAAAAAGCTTCAACCAATGGTTTTTCTGACGTAAGTGACAATGCCATTTTAATAACGGATGCCTCTATTCCAGGTACTCAAAATAGCTCTTCAGTTGCACTACGTGTATTTTCAGACTATATTGAAGTAAAATGGAGTAAAACCTTAATTGATTATCTAAGAGATACAGGAGATCCAAGGTTAGCTGTAATAGGTGAAATTCCTCAGGATGGTCTTGCAAAAAACATAAATCAAACACTTTCAGGAAATACAGACCCTTCGGTTCAAATCGGACTGCCTAACGGATATGATCTGCTAGGAGGAAAAAGCGATATCAGTAAACACCCGTCATATCCCGGAGGAACTGGTTCAGGTGCTGATTTTGCCCCTCTGGGTAAATATTCCAGACCAAGGACTTCTGTGTATTTAAAACTTGGTGGTCCTATATTTGTTTTGACATATGCCGAAACAGAATTTTTGCTCTCTGAGGCAAAACTGAAAGGATGGTCTGTTCCAGGCACCGCAGCTCAGCATTATTCAAATGGCCTTAGAGGTGCCTTACAATCAATGGAACAACAGGACATCCAAGCCAGGATAGCTCCTGAAATCATTAGTACATATGTAGCTGAACACCCACTAAACCAATCTGACCAGGAAATAGCTCTAAATCAAATTAACACTCAGTACTGGGTAGCAACTGGCACTAATTTCAACTTTATTGAGTCCTGGCTAAACTGGAAAAGATCCGATTACCCTAAACTTATACCAGTTAATTATACTGGAAATGTAACTAACGGAACCATCCCCCGAAGAATAATTTATTTATCCTCCGAGGCTTTAAATAATCCTGAAAACTATAAAGCAGCAGTTGCAAGATTAAATGGTGGCGATGCCTTAACATCAAGGGTATGGTGGGATAAATAA
- a CDS encoding MFS transporter: protein MEKASFTNTTAIDTKGIAQQTIFSILFTISFTHLLNDMLQAVIPAVYPVMKAKFHLTFTQIGLITFTYQLTASILQPFVGFYTDKRPRPYSLAVAMGFTLLGLVAVSLASSFINILLAVSLIGVGSSIFHPESSRVAHLASGGKKGLAQSIFQLGGNAGSAIGPLLAAIIVVPYGQFYIIWFSLAAILGILILSRVAKWYQEQLAIKALNKNIVKEEIHHHLSKNRVVLSLGILLVLIFSKYFYMASMTSYYTFYLMDKFNVSVQQSQIYLFAFLGAVAAGTLIGGPLGDRFGRKYIIWISILGAAPFTLLLPYVSLFWTGALSVLIGLIISSAFSAILVYATELVPGKVGMIAGLFFGFAFGMGGLGSAILGKLADQTSIEYVFKICAFLPLIGIFTGFLPNIEGSKKR, encoded by the coding sequence ATGGAAAAAGCATCTTTTACAAATACTACAGCTATTGATACCAAAGGAATAGCGCAACAAACAATATTCTCTATTTTATTTACTATAAGTTTTACGCATTTGCTTAATGATATGCTTCAGGCTGTAATTCCAGCAGTGTATCCTGTAATGAAAGCTAAGTTTCATCTTACATTTACCCAAATTGGTCTTATTACCTTTACTTATCAGTTAACTGCATCAATCCTGCAGCCCTTTGTTGGCTTTTATACAGATAAAAGACCACGTCCGTATTCTCTTGCTGTTGCAATGGGTTTTACACTTTTGGGGCTTGTAGCTGTTTCTCTTGCTTCTAGCTTTATTAATATTCTGTTAGCGGTAAGCTTAATTGGAGTGGGATCTTCAATATTTCATCCGGAGTCTTCAAGAGTAGCTCACTTAGCCTCAGGAGGTAAAAAGGGACTTGCGCAATCTATTTTTCAACTGGGAGGAAATGCAGGAAGTGCTATTGGGCCACTTTTGGCAGCTATTATTGTTGTCCCATACGGTCAGTTTTACATCATATGGTTTTCATTAGCTGCAATTCTAGGTATCCTAATATTGTCAAGGGTAGCGAAATGGTATCAGGAGCAATTGGCAATAAAGGCATTAAATAAAAATATTGTTAAAGAAGAAATTCATCATCATTTATCTAAGAATCGTGTTGTGCTTTCTTTGGGAATCCTGTTGGTACTTATTTTCTCTAAATACTTCTACATGGCCAGCATGACTAGTTATTATACATTTTACCTGATGGATAAATTCAATGTTTCGGTACAACAATCTCAAATCTACCTATTTGCCTTTTTAGGGGCTGTTGCAGCCGGCACATTAATAGGTGGTCCATTAGGTGATAGATTTGGCCGTAAGTACATTATCTGGATTTCAATTCTTGGTGCAGCGCCCTTTACACTATTGCTCCCATATGTTTCTTTGTTCTGGACAGGAGCCTTGTCTGTTCTTATCGGATTAATTATTTCTTCAGCATTTTCGGCAATACTTGTTTATGCTACTGAACTGGTACCGGGGAAGGTTGGTATGATAGCCGGATTATTTTTTGGCTTTGCCTTTGGTATGGGAGGGTTAGGCTCTGCTATTTTAGGCAAATTAGCTGATCAGACCAGTATTGAATATGTGTTTAAAATTTGTGCTTTTCTTCCTTTAATTGGGATTTTTACCGGATTTCTTCCAAATATAGAAGGTAGTAAAAAAAGATAA
- a CDS encoding FadR/GntR family transcriptional regulator, with translation MKYPIQKKSLADEVAARLSEQISLGQYKVNEQLPIEPELMKNFGVGRSTIREAIKILANSGLLRVQQGVGTFVDQLTANREPMDLRLKRANVRDLDEVRQLLEMKIAEKAALNRTDSDIATIKTHLQNRKRAAKEGRVEECIEADVQFHISIAEASKNEILADLYKAASIHLKNWFLQTHSDVWVFEETYVYHEQLLKSIIAGDPKKAWSIAAKILGHVSQ, from the coding sequence ATGAAATATCCGATACAGAAAAAATCACTTGCAGACGAGGTTGCAGCACGATTGAGTGAACAGATCTCGTTGGGACAGTATAAGGTAAATGAGCAGTTGCCCATAGAACCGGAGTTGATGAAGAACTTTGGGGTAGGGCGGTCGACCATAAGGGAAGCCATAAAGATCTTAGCAAACTCGGGGTTACTAAGGGTTCAACAAGGTGTTGGAACTTTTGTAGACCAGCTTACAGCAAATAGAGAGCCTATGGATTTGAGGCTTAAACGTGCTAATGTGAGGGATTTGGATGAGGTGAGGCAATTGCTTGAAATGAAGATAGCAGAAAAAGCAGCATTAAATCGTACCGACAGCGATATTGCGACAATAAAAACTCATTTGCAAAATCGAAAAAGAGCAGCAAAGGAGGGAAGGGTGGAAGAATGTATTGAAGCAGACGTACAATTTCACATATCAATTGCCGAAGCATCAAAAAATGAAATACTGGCCGATCTGTATAAAGCTGCATCTATTCACTTAAAGAATTGGTTTCTTCAAACACATTCAGATGTCTGGGTCTTTGAAGAAACTTATGTTTATCATGAACAGCTGCTAAAAAGTATCATTGCCGGGGATCCTAAAAAGGCATGGAGTATAGCTGCAAAAATATTAGGACACGTATCTCAATAA
- a CDS encoding lipocalin family protein, translated as MKRILLIAAILCSSLMVLQSCSPKGGATQSLKKGNVTGNWVLNDITFEGLPQSAVKSLFDEGSYTCFQGSTWSLTNSGNGSYTLPGGGACTAKTQKIYWSVSPADETFQFKKIFEGEKAKNVTSGYRSVLSSTDGNTMVIKSPVEYGAKTAYIVLNFTKAAK; from the coding sequence ATGAAAAGAATACTACTGATAGCAGCCATTTTATGCAGTTCGTTAATGGTTTTGCAAAGTTGCTCACCTAAAGGCGGTGCAACTCAAAGTTTAAAGAAAGGTAATGTAACAGGCAATTGGGTATTAAATGATATTACGTTTGAAGGCTTGCCGCAATCAGCAGTAAAATCATTGTTTGATGAAGGTTCGTATACTTGTTTTCAAGGAAGTACCTGGAGTCTGACAAATAGCGGAAACGGAAGCTATACTTTGCCAGGTGGTGGTGCATGTACTGCAAAAACACAAAAAATATACTGGTCAGTAAGTCCAGCCGATGAGACATTCCAATTCAAAAAGATCTTTGAAGGTGAAAAGGCCAAAAATGTAACTTCTGGTTACAGATCAGTATTATCATCTACTGATGGAAATACAATGGTGATCAAATCACCGGTTGAGTACGGAGCAAAAACAGCTTACATTGTGCTTAATTTTACAAAAGCAGCAAAATAA
- a CDS encoding trans-sulfuration enzyme family protein → MKPETLAIHAGNLYKVSTRDVTPPINLSTTFLRDEDGGYSGGHMYSRVSNPNRSALENALAELEKGAEACAFSSGNTAGMAVFQALKPGSHIIAPDDMYWGFKKQLQTIFKDILEIDFVDLTSLNNIERFIKENTVLIWVETPSNPLLKITDIAGVSRIAKENNLILACDSTFASPCLQNPIAFGADIVMHSSTKYIGGHSDVLGGVLITAKKDEFWEKIRNVQQVGGAVPSPFDCFLLVRSIKTLAYRMHGHCNNGMALALHLNKHPEIEAVYYPGLSTHPQHEIAKKQMAGFGGMLSVLIKGGSDQARKVVNKVKLFAQATSLGGVESLIEHRASVEGPDTKTPQNLIRISVGLEHIDDLIADLDQALAR, encoded by the coding sequence ATGAAGCCAGAAACACTTGCAATACATGCCGGAAATTTATATAAAGTAAGCACCCGTGATGTAACTCCTCCAATAAATCTATCAACCACATTTCTTAGGGATGAAGACGGTGGCTACTCTGGTGGACACATGTATAGCCGAGTAAGTAATCCAAATAGATCAGCCTTGGAAAATGCACTTGCAGAATTAGAAAAAGGTGCAGAAGCCTGTGCTTTTTCTTCTGGAAATACTGCAGGAATGGCGGTTTTTCAGGCCTTAAAACCCGGAAGCCATATCATTGCACCTGATGATATGTACTGGGGCTTTAAAAAACAGTTGCAAACCATTTTTAAAGATATCCTTGAAATTGACTTTGTAGACCTTACTAGCCTTAATAATATAGAAAGGTTTATTAAAGAGAATACTGTTCTGATCTGGGTAGAAACTCCTTCCAATCCGTTATTAAAAATTACGGATATTGCAGGGGTGTCCAGAATTGCTAAGGAGAACAACCTTATCCTTGCATGCGATAGCACCTTTGCTTCACCTTGTTTACAAAATCCAATAGCCTTTGGCGCCGATATTGTAATGCACTCTTCAACAAAATACATTGGAGGTCATAGTGATGTACTTGGAGGTGTTCTTATTACTGCAAAGAAAGACGAATTCTGGGAAAAGATTAGAAATGTACAGCAGGTTGGTGGCGCAGTTCCTTCTCCATTCGATTGCTTTCTGTTAGTGAGAAGCATCAAAACTTTGGCGTATCGTATGCACGGGCACTGCAATAATGGAATGGCATTAGCACTACATCTTAATAAACACCCTGAAATTGAAGCGGTCTATTATCCCGGTCTATCTACCCATCCTCAACACGAAATTGCAAAAAAACAGATGGCAGGATTTGGCGGCATGCTTTCGGTATTAATTAAAGGAGGTTCTGATCAGGCCAGGAAAGTAGTTAATAAAGTTAAGTTATTTGCACAAGCTACAAGTTTAGGTGGAGTTGAAAGTTTAATAGAACATCGTGCATCTGTTGAAGGGCCGGATACAAAAACACCACAAAATTTAATTCGGATATCTGTTGGGCTTGAACATATAGACGATTTAATAGCAGATTTAGATCAGGCTCTGGCAAGATAG
- the metX gene encoding homoserine O-acetyltransferase family protein translates to MSTTATYTHTKLFKLENGKKLRKLEIAYQTYGKLNAKKDNVIWVCHALTANADVLDWWKGLFGNNDLFNPDEHFIICANVLGSNYGTTNPLSTNPVTGQPYYLAFPEFTIRDLVAAHHLLALHLGIQSIKVLIGGSLGGQQALEWAVTDNKRIENLILVATNAVHSPWGIAFNESQRLAISTDRTFYAQQPDGGLKGLKAARSIALLSYRTYEAYSATQLESVNDKTDSFRAASYQNYQGEKLCKRFNAYSYWYLSKAMDSHNVGRSRTSIVDALALVKANTLVIGIENDVLFPICEQEFLANHIPGAALQKISSAYGHDGFLIETDILTNIIGTFLKESANKKIIKLHKTA, encoded by the coding sequence ATGAGCACTACCGCCACATATACGCATACAAAGTTATTTAAACTGGAGAACGGCAAAAAACTACGCAAATTAGAAATTGCTTATCAAACTTATGGCAAACTCAATGCGAAGAAAGATAATGTAATCTGGGTATGTCATGCACTTACAGCCAACGCTGATGTTTTAGACTGGTGGAAAGGACTTTTCGGGAACAATGATCTATTTAATCCTGATGAACACTTTATCATTTGCGCAAATGTGTTAGGCTCTAATTATGGCACAACCAATCCGCTTAGTACAAATCCGGTAACAGGGCAACCTTACTACCTTGCTTTCCCTGAATTCACCATTCGCGATCTGGTAGCTGCTCATCACTTACTTGCCCTTCATCTTGGTATCCAAAGTATTAAGGTTTTAATCGGTGGCTCTTTAGGTGGGCAACAGGCTTTAGAATGGGCCGTAACAGACAACAAAAGGATAGAAAACTTAATTCTTGTAGCAACTAATGCAGTACACTCACCTTGGGGTATTGCATTTAATGAGAGTCAGCGTTTAGCAATAAGCACTGATCGTACATTTTATGCACAACAGCCCGATGGTGGCTTAAAAGGATTAAAAGCCGCACGAAGTATTGCTTTATTATCTTACCGTACCTATGAGGCTTATTCTGCCACTCAGTTAGAAAGTGTAAATGATAAAACAGACTCATTCAGAGCGGCTTCTTACCAGAACTATCAGGGAGAAAAACTATGCAAACGCTTCAATGCTTATAGCTATTGGTACCTGAGCAAAGCAATGGACAGCCATAATGTGGGTCGTAGCAGAACAAGTATAGTGGATGCTTTAGCATTAGTTAAAGCAAATACTTTGGTAATAGGAATTGAAAACGATGTTTTATTTCCTATTTGCGAACAAGAATTCTTAGCAAATCACATTCCCGGAGCCGCACTTCAAAAAATTAGTTCGGCATATGGTCATGACGGCTTTTTAATTGAAACCGACATATTGACCAATATAATTGGCACATTCTTAAAGGAAAGTGCAAATAAGAAAATAATTAAATTACATAAAACAGCATAG
- a CDS encoding homoserine dehydrogenase — protein sequence MSKKLKIGLFGFGVVGQGLHDIIRGQDLNLEIVKIAIKNPEKKRSLEAHLFTTNHDEILDNNEINTIVELIDDAEIAYNIVKKALISGKNVVSANKKMIATHLAELVELQEKHNTSLLYEGAVCGSIPIIRNLEEYYDNELLHGISGIFNGSSNYILSKIFNENLEYGVALKQAQDLGFAESNPILDVGGYDPKFKLAIATAHAYGLFIDPNKILNIGIQNLSEHDIKYAREKNFKIKLVPTARKISTKQIVTYVLPKFVKSDDFLYNVENEYNGVTVQAAFADKQFFFGKGAGGHPTGAAVLSDIAALRYDYRYEYKKYHQHNGLVHTDNVNIEVYLRYTHEYTLEKLQVDNIIERFSRNDYKYVIGNVSLKSLLANWNLLEQKDIFIAHTGRYTYTEQQILKVSEEEVIFN from the coding sequence ATGAGTAAGAAACTTAAGATCGGTTTATTTGGCTTTGGAGTTGTTGGACAGGGATTACATGATATTATTCGTGGTCAGGACCTAAACCTCGAAATCGTTAAAATAGCTATTAAAAATCCCGAGAAAAAGCGTAGCCTTGAAGCACATCTTTTCACAACAAATCACGATGAAATATTAGACAACAATGAAATCAACACAATAGTTGAATTAATTGATGATGCAGAAATCGCCTACAACATCGTTAAAAAGGCTTTAATAAGTGGTAAAAATGTAGTTTCTGCCAATAAAAAGATGATCGCCACTCACCTTGCAGAACTAGTTGAATTGCAAGAAAAACATAATACTTCCTTGTTATATGAAGGTGCCGTTTGCGGAAGCATACCTATTATCCGTAATCTGGAAGAGTATTACGACAATGAATTACTGCACGGTATAAGTGGAATATTTAATGGGTCATCTAACTACATACTGTCCAAAATATTTAATGAAAATCTGGAGTATGGTGTTGCACTAAAGCAGGCACAAGATTTAGGTTTTGCCGAATCTAATCCTATTTTGGATGTGGGAGGATACGATCCTAAATTTAAACTGGCAATTGCAACGGCTCACGCTTACGGTCTCTTTATTGATCCAAATAAGATACTTAACATAGGTATACAAAACTTATCGGAGCACGACATTAAATACGCGAGAGAAAAAAACTTTAAAATTAAACTGGTGCCTACAGCGCGTAAAATAAGCACCAAACAGATTGTAACTTACGTGTTGCCAAAGTTTGTAAAATCTGATGATTTCTTATACAATGTAGAAAACGAGTATAACGGTGTAACTGTGCAGGCTGCCTTTGCTGATAAACAGTTTTTCTTTGGAAAAGGTGCCGGCGGCCACCCTACCGGTGCAGCAGTATTATCGGATATAGCTGCGCTAAGATATGATTACCGATACGAGTATAAGAAATATCATCAGCATAATGGTTTAGTTCATACCGATAATGTAAACATTGAAGTTTATCTGCGTTATACACATGAGTATACCCTTGAAAAGCTTCAGGTAGATAATATTATTGAGCGGTTCTCCCGTAACGATTACAAATATGTAATTGGAAATGTTAGCTTAAAAAGCCTATTGGCTAACTGGAACCTACTTGAGCAAAAGGATATTTTTATTGCCCATACTGGTAGGTACACTTACACTGAACAGCAAATCCTAAAGGTTTCTGAAGAAGAAGTGATATTTAACTAG
- a CDS encoding dihydrolipoamide acetyltransferase family protein, producing the protein MAQYELLLPKMGESVAEATIIKWVKQPGDMIEMDDTVLEIATDKVDSEVPSPISGKLIKQLFKEDEVVQIGTVIAIIETDSDAIEEVVAAMPVAEPIVESIPGTEQLVFEETAKNPVRDNSSDRFYSPLVKNIAAQENITVSELDAISGTGAEGRLTKDDLLNYIQSKKGGAPIVAQVSEVAKADEPGKGEPVKPVSQPLTSVSGGDEIIEMDRMRKLIAEHMVMSKQTSPHVTSFVEADVTNLVLWRDKVKGSFEKRENEKITFTPLFIEAVTKAIKDYPMINVSVNGTQIIKKRDINIGMAAALPSGNLIVPVIKNADQFNLVGLTKSVNDLAKRARISKLKPDETQNGTFTLTNVGSFGNVMGTPIINQPQAAILAVGAIKKKPAVLETEFGDVIAIRHMMFLSLSYDHRVVDGALGGSFVRRVADYLENWDINREI; encoded by the coding sequence ATGGCTCAATACGAATTATTGTTACCTAAAATGGGGGAAAGTGTTGCAGAAGCAACCATCATTAAATGGGTTAAACAGCCCGGAGATATGATAGAGATGGATGATACGGTTCTGGAAATAGCTACAGACAAGGTTGATTCTGAAGTTCCTTCGCCAATATCAGGTAAACTAATTAAACAGTTGTTTAAGGAAGATGAAGTTGTACAGATAGGTACTGTAATCGCAATTATAGAAACAGATTCTGATGCGATAGAAGAAGTTGTAGCCGCTATGCCGGTTGCCGAGCCCATCGTTGAGAGTATCCCGGGGACAGAACAATTGGTTTTTGAGGAAACGGCAAAAAATCCTGTAAGGGATAATAGTTCTGATCGTTTTTATTCTCCTTTGGTAAAAAACATAGCAGCACAGGAAAATATTACAGTCAGCGAATTAGATGCTATTTCTGGTACAGGTGCTGAGGGACGTTTAACTAAGGATGATTTATTGAATTATATCCAAAGTAAAAAGGGAGGGGCTCCTATAGTTGCCCAGGTTTCAGAAGTAGCTAAAGCTGATGAGCCTGGTAAAGGAGAACCTGTTAAGCCTGTATCTCAGCCGCTGACAAGTGTAAGTGGTGGTGATGAGATTATAGAGATGGATAGGATGCGTAAGTTAATTGCCGAACATATGGTAATGAGTAAACAGACTTCACCTCACGTAACTTCATTTGTTGAAGCTGATGTTACTAATTTAGTTTTATGGCGCGATAAAGTAAAAGGCAGTTTTGAAAAACGTGAAAATGAAAAGATTACTTTTACTCCCTTATTTATAGAAGCTGTTACTAAGGCTATAAAAGATTATCCAATGATCAACGTTTCTGTAAATGGAACTCAGATTATTAAAAAGAGAGATATTAACATTGGGATGGCTGCAGCTTTACCTAGCGGCAATCTTATTGTTCCTGTTATAAAAAATGCAGACCAGTTTAATCTGGTTGGATTAACTAAATCAGTAAACGATTTGGCTAAACGTGCCCGTATCTCTAAACTTAAGCCTGATGAAACGCAAAATGGGACCTTTACATTAACTAATGTTGGTTCATTTGGTAATGTGATGGGGACGCCTATTATTAATCAGCCTCAAGCAGCTATTTTGGCTGTAGGTGCGATTAAAAAGAAACCGGCTGTTTTAGAAACAGAATTTGGCGATGTAATAGCAATACGCCACATGATGTTCCTTTCACTTTCATATGATCATAGAGTTGTTGACGGTGCGCTGGGCGGCTCTTTTGTAAGAAGGGTAGCAGACTACCTGGAAAACTGGGATATAAACAGAGAAATATAA
- a CDS encoding competence/damage-inducible protein A has protein sequence MLAEIITIGDEILIGQIVDTNSAWMAKELNLIGIKVKQITSVSDDAEHITEALALAEKRAKVILITGGLGPTKDDITKITLAKYFNMGFRRDEATLAHITEIFRRHNRPMIESNNMQADVPDGCTVIKNENGTAPCMWFEHNGNIIVSMPGVPFEMMYLMQEQILPRLKESFKLPFIVHKTILTANIGESFLAVEIEQIENSLPEHIKLAYLPKLGQVRLRLSSTGPEETVLKEEVEYYAQQIIAKVKKYVVVEEDIALEKAILNIMNERKLTLSTAESCTGGYIAQLITQHPGCSSVYIGGAVVYSNKLKESVLGVNPETLNNHGAVSEQTVKEMALGALTHFRTDYAVAVTGVAGPDGGTPGKPVGTVWIAVASSSRVIARLFNFGNKRAQNIERSAIAALTMILNELNQYGD, from the coding sequence ATGCTAGCTGAAATAATAACCATTGGAGATGAGATTCTTATTGGTCAGATTGTAGATACTAATTCAGCCTGGATGGCTAAAGAACTTAATCTGATAGGTATTAAGGTAAAACAAATTACTTCTGTATCTGATGATGCAGAACATATTACTGAAGCGTTAGCACTTGCTGAAAAAAGAGCTAAGGTGATTCTCATTACCGGAGGGTTAGGCCCAACTAAGGATGATATAACGAAAATAACGTTAGCCAAATATTTTAATATGGGCTTTAGAAGGGATGAAGCTACACTAGCTCATATTACTGAGATTTTTAGGAGGCATAATAGGCCAATGATTGAATCTAATAATATGCAGGCCGATGTTCCTGATGGCTGCACTGTGATCAAAAATGAAAATGGAACAGCGCCATGTATGTGGTTTGAGCATAATGGTAATATTATTGTATCTATGCCGGGTGTTCCTTTTGAGATGATGTACCTGATGCAGGAACAAATTCTTCCACGGTTAAAAGAATCATTTAAACTTCCGTTTATTGTTCATAAAACGATACTTACTGCCAACATAGGAGAGTCCTTTCTGGCAGTAGAAATTGAGCAAATTGAAAATAGCTTACCTGAGCACATTAAGCTTGCTTACTTACCAAAGCTAGGGCAGGTACGCTTAAGGCTAAGTAGTACCGGTCCAGAAGAAACAGTACTGAAGGAAGAGGTTGAATATTATGCTCAGCAGATTATTGCCAAAGTAAAGAAATATGTAGTTGTAGAAGAGGATATTGCCCTTGAAAAGGCAATTCTAAATATAATGAATGAGCGAAAGCTTACTTTATCGACCGCGGAAAGTTGCACTGGCGGATACATAGCTCAGCTGATTACTCAACATCCAGGTTGTTCTTCTGTTTATATTGGAGGGGCTGTAGTATATTCTAATAAACTTAAGGAATCAGTTTTGGGTGTAAACCCTGAAACCCTAAATAATCATGGTGCTGTTAGCGAACAGACTGTAAAAGAAATGGCTCTGGGAGCATTAACGCATTTTAGAACGGACTACGCTGTAGCTGTAACAGGAGTTGCAGGTCCGGATGGTGGAACGCCGGGTAAACCGGTTGGTACTGTGTGGATTGCGGTGGCAAGTAGTAGCCGTGTAATAGCAAGGTTATTTAATTTTGGAAATAAAAGAGCGCAAAATATAGAGCGTTCAGCCATAGCGGCTTTAACCATGATTTTGAATGAACTTAACCAATATGGGGATTAA